The Verrucomicrobiota bacterium DNA segment CGCGAAGGTTCCGGCTCTGGCCGAAGGAATGCCGTGCCGTTCCATGAATTGTTGCGCGAACACCTTCGACGACTCGAACCGCGCGGCCTTTTGGTTCGGCCCCCAAATGCGCAAACCGTGGTTCTGAAACAAATCCACGATCCCCAGCGCCAGCGGATTGTCGGGCCCGACGACCGTCAGGTCCGCTTTTTTGTCCTGCGCGAGCGCCAGCAGTTTCGGCAAATCCTCCGCGCCAACGGCCACGCACTCGACCGGCGATTGATTTTTGGACAGGTGTTCGTCTGCGATGCCGGCGCTGCCCGGAGCGCACCACATCGCGGAGACGCGCGGCGACTGCGCCAGTTTCCAAACCAACGCATGCTCGCGCCCTCCGGACCCAATGACCAGGATCTTCATCTGCCGCGATTGAATCAGGAAACGGAACGTAATCAAGTGGCCGCACATCGCGCCATTATTGACCCCTGTGTGACCCATGTTACTCTTCGCCCATGAAAACCATTACGATCCGGGACTTGCGCCAGCGCTGGCCGGAGACGGAAAAGAGGTTGCAGGCGGAGAATGAACTCCTCATTGAGCGACAAGCCACTGCGGCAACCGAGGCGGGCCTCGAGGTTGTCCGTCCAGGGGCGTGATCGATTGGCCGCCGGTGATGGTTTCGCCCAAAGGGATGCAGCAGCGCCGTCGCCGTTTCACGGTTGCTTTGGCTCTGCAAGTGATGGCGCCGAGACAACTGACGCTGTGGCCCCGATATCGCATGGACAGGCGGCAGGGAGTTGCTTAGATTGGCGACGTGATCGTTGATGGTTAAATATCACTCTTTGGGACACGAGCCTCGCCCTCCGTTCGCCTGCCTTTAGTTTATGCCTGATTACACTCTTGTGACGTTGACTGATACCGATGGCAGCCTGGCCGCCATCGCTCCGCAACTCGGCGGCTGGCTGCTGCGTTATGCGCGCCCCATGCCAGGACACGGCCTGGTCGAAGCACTGCATTGCTCGCAAGCCGTGATCGACCGCTATCCGCGCGAGATGTACGCGGGCAACCCGATCTTGTTTCCGCTCGTCAGTTTCAACCATGCCTCGGGCAAGGACCATCACTACGAGTGGAACGGCCAGGTGTATCCCATGCCCCAGCACGGGTTCGGACGGAGATCCAGGTGGACCGTGGTTCGCCAGGACGCGGCTGCCGTGAGCCTGGAACTGACCGCCAATGAAACGACGCGGAAAGATTATCCCTTCGCCTTCTGTCATCGCCTCACCTACCGCCTGGCGAATGGACGGTTGCACTGGGAGCAAGTGGTCGAGAATCGGTCGCCGGACGCGATGCCGTTTGCGACCGGTTTTCATCCGTACTTCGCCGTGCCGCTCACGCCGAAAAGCGAGCGCGCGGATTGTTTCGTGGAAATTCCCGAAGCCAAACGGATGACGATGCACGACCGCGGCGCGTCCTTTACGGCGAAGCCCTTCCTGGCGCAGAACTGGAGCGTGCAGGAAGACGTGGCGGACACGCTTTTCCTGGCCGGATTGAAGAAATCCGAATTGGTCCTGGTGGATCCCGGCAGCGAACTGGAAGTCATTCTGAATTTCGAAGACGCGCCGCAGCACCGCTTCGTCGCGCTCTGGGCCAAGACGCCGGAGGAACCGTTCTACTGCATCGAGCCGTGGACCTCGCTGCCGAATGTGTTCACGCGGGCCAAAGACCGCGAGCTGATTCTCCTGGAACCGCAGAAAACCTTCCGCGCCGCGATGTGGATGGAATTGCGGAAGATGGCGTGATTAATCCGCAGGGCGACGCTCAAGTCGCCACTGGTGCGTAGCCTGCCTGGAAGTGTGTGGCGAGTCTCCATACGCCTCGCTGGACGTGTTCCAGAACTCCTTGGTTTCGCAAAACTTGAAGTTGTTGACGTATCTTCTCCTTAATGTGGCTGTTCGTCGGATAAAGAGTTCTCAGTTCGCTTTCCAGTGAGTATGCCTGCTTTGTTGAGAAGCCTGTCCACTCACGCACTTGAATAAGACGCAGCACATCAAGAGTCCATCCACGCTGAGTAGTCGACAAGGTCTGCAGTGATTTCAACCGACTGTAGCTATCTCGGACCATGGACTTCTCCAGGAACGCTCCCTCAATTATTACTGGAATCCTGGCTGCCGGAGGAATGTTCTCCAACTGGATGTTGCATCCAATCCATCCAGCCCGCCTTGCAGTCGCGGCCAACGGCTTCCGTTTCAGGATTGCCGAAACGGAGAACGCATAGTGCGGCACAAGCAATAGGTTCTTTGCAGTCCACGTTTCTGAATCTTAGTGAAGTATAAAAAGGTTCGGAACTCGGCCTGATTTAATAGAGTCGATCATAGCAGCATAGCCAGCGTCCGGAATGCTCCCTCGA contains these protein-coding regions:
- a CDS encoding dam-replacing family protein: MLVPHYAFSVSAILKRKPLAATARRAGWIGCNIQLENIPPAARIPVIIEGAFLEKSMVRDSYSRLKSLQTLSTTQRGWTLDVLRLIQVREWTGFSTKQAYSLESELRTLYPTNSHIKEKIRQQLQVLRNQGVLEHVQRGVWRLATHFQAGYAPVAT